Proteins from one Trichoplusia ni isolate ovarian cell line Hi5 chromosome 9, tn1, whole genome shotgun sequence genomic window:
- the LOC113497186 gene encoding cGMP-dependent 3',5'-cyclic phosphodiesterase-like isoform X2: MGRPRPGRTAFMITVSPTPGKYDISTRASGSRSDAENLNTAIQKTALNAQRHLSSDRELNKYCESRDIRVKRGEANFVIHLSKDNPKRRVVTFPLVDTPFSVLFCVVSPKIQEGHVAMLIHECSLFSWPTLKKAIAHEYETTLKVKCQQLLRVARRLFTQVASLETLLQMAADQARQLTRAEYCNVLLVDVDKMELVDSSSPVKEEGTERRFPMDIGITGEVIKSGTIVNARSAKEHPAFDPKIDSLPNITCRNVLCFPIREQSGIIGVGQLINKVADPYFDGMDEEMALAFSVYCGVCIIHSVVYQKIQEAHIRNALANELVMYHMKVSDSEVSKMLNCTGYHNHPHLSSLHFNPRALPLREMPCYVMKMFLDLGYDKKFNLKPHKLACFILYVKKGYRDVPYHSWMHAFNVGQWAFAALMNFKLVSQGYYNDLQGLMYVVAGLMHDIDHRGTTNSFQILGQTTLAALYSSEGSVMERHHLAQAICILNTEGCDILESLPRRDYDRAIMLLRDNILATDLSNYFKNLNEYKVIANDFQKGNRLHTCALQCLLMNGADLSDQLKDWTSVKKTATAVLTEFFKQGDVEKTRGELPATIMDREKCFIPDLQIQFLQSICMQLYGIIGKILPKATACLQVLDHHIERWEASKPVFAEVPIQAGLSVLLSPELDNLIDLNLKEMKEAKERERLEAEARDQEQEQAT, encoded by the exons ATGGGAAGGCCTCGCCCTGGGAGAACCGCCTTCATGATCACGGTTTCTCCTACGCCAGGTAAGTATGATATCTCTACACGCGCCTCGGGTAGTCGTTCAgacgcggaaaatcttaacaccgccattcagaaaacGGCTCTCAATGCACAGCGGCATCTATCGAGCGACCGAGAACTAAACAAGTATTGCGAGTCGCGTGACATTCGAGTTAAAAGAGGGGAGGCGAACTTTGTTATT CATCTGTCGAAAGATAATCCAAAGAGGCGTGTTGTGACGTTTCCGTTGGTGGATACGCCCTTCTCGGTGTTGTTCTGCGTCGTGTCCCCCAAGATACAGGAGGGCCATGTCGCCATGCTCATACACGAGTGTTCTTT GTTCAGTTGGCCGACATTAAAGAAAGCAATCGCACACGAATACGAAACTACTCTAAAAGTTAAATGCCAGCAACTACTGCGCGTCGCCAGGAGACTGTTCACTCAA GTGGCATCATTAGAAACTCTACTGCAAATGGCAGCAGACCAAGCGAGGCAGCTGACAAGAGCCGAGTACTGTAACGTACTACTTGTCGATGTAGACAAAATGGAACTAGTCGATTCCAGCTCCCCTGTGAAG GAAGAAGGCACGGAGCGTCGATTTCCAATGGACATCGGTATAACTGGAGAAGTCATAAAGTCTGGAACAATCGTGAACGCCAGATCTGCTAAAGAGCACCCGGCCTTTGATCCCAAGATCGATAGCTTACCGAATATCACCTGCAG AAATGTCCTTTGCTTCCCAATTCGGGAACAATCAGGGATCATCGGTGTGGGTCAGCTGATCAACAAGGTGGCGGACCCTTACTTCGACGGCATGGATGAGGAGATGGCCCTCGCCTTCAGCGTCTACTGCGGAGTCTGCATCATACACTCTGTAGTCTACCAGAAGATACAGGAGGCACATATCAGAAACGCATTAGCGAATGAACTGGTCATGTATCATATGAAG GTAAGTGACTCAGAGGTGTCCAAGATGCTGAACTGCACTGGCTACCACAACCACCCTCACTTGAGCAGCCTCCACTTCAACCCTCGCGCGCTGCCGCTCAGAGAAATGCCGTGCTACGTCATGAAGATGTTTTTAGATCTCGGATATGATAAAAA ATTTAACCTGAAGCCACATAAGTTGGCTTGCTTCATTCTGTATGTGAAGAAGGGTTACCGCGACGTGCCCTACCACAGCTGGATGCACGCGTTCAACGTGGGACAGTGGGCATTCGCCGCACTTATGAACTTCAAACTGGTTTCTCAAGGATACTACAA CGACCTGCAAGGTCTCATGTACGTGGTAGCCGGTTTGATGCACGACATCGATCACCGAGGCACCACGAATAGTTTCCAGATTCTTGGAC AAACGACACTAGCAGCGTTGTACTCCAGTGAGGGTAGCGTCATGGAACGTCACCATCTTGCACAAGCCATCTGCATACTGAACACGGAGGGCTGTGACATTCTGGAGTCGCTTCCACGGCGGGACTACGATCGAGCCATCATGCTGCTCAGAGATAATATCCTGGCGACTGACTTGTCTAATTATTTCAA GAACCTCAATGAATACAAGGTGATAGCAAATGACTTTCAAAAAGGAAATCGTCTCCATACGTGTGCGCTTCAGTGTCTGCTGATGAACGGCGCGGACCTAAGCGACCAACTCAAAGACTGGACAAGTGTCAAGAAGACTGCC ACTGCAGTATTGACAGAGTTCTTCAAGCAAGGTGACGTGGAGAAGACTCGCGGAGAGCTGCCGGCCACGATTATGGACCGGGAGAAATGCTTCATACCTGATCTCCAGATACAGTTCCTGCAGAGTATCTGTATGCAGCTATATGG AATTATAGGCAAGATCTTACCAAAGGCAACCGCATGCCTTCAAGTCCTCGACCACCATATAGAACGATGGGAAGCGTCCAAACCTGTATTTGCTGAG GTGCCAATTCAAGCTGGGTTATCAGTACTCCTGAGCCCAGAACTGGACAACTTGATAGATTTGAATCTGAAAGAGATGAAGGAAGCGAAAGAAAGAGAAAGATTGGAAGCGGAGGCTCGGGATCAGGAGCAAGAGCAAGCCACATGA
- the LOC113497283 gene encoding ribonuclease Oy, whose amino-acid sequence MSLKSLIPAIILYLCFDFSHQRESYEHELVKGVSTVDKDWDFLIFTQNWPGSVCKAWTHNKPNHHCVYPNKKDSWTVHGIWPTKAGTKGPFSCNTTWLFDPEEVRPIETELEQAWTNVEKETELYNLWAHEWNKHGTCAAMIEPFNGQLKYFSKGIDFLKQFHMTDMLNAADIIPSDVKETNAEDINNAVVSKIGKRPVIECVFEDGVQYLLELRICFDKQLNLMECLGEKEVNGLLTNCNISKGIMYPTQLPPPKRYLVQLHKFVNWLQWFTL is encoded by the exons ATGAGTCTCAAAAGCTTGATCCCGGCGATAATACTATATTTATG CTTTGATTTTTCACATCAGCGAGAGAGCTACGAACATGAACTTGTAAAAGGAGTTTCTACTGTGGATAAAGACtgggattttttaatatttactcaaAACTGGCCAGGTTCTGTGTGCAAAGCTTGGACTCATAATAAACCTAATCACCACTGCGTTTATCCTAATAAGAAGGATTCATGGACTGTCCATGGCATCTGGCCGACAAAGGCTGGAACTAAGGGACCTTTTAGTTGCAACACCACATGGTTATTTGACCCTGAAGAAGTCCGGCCTATCGAAACTGAATTGGAACAAGCCTGGACGAATGTGGAGAAAG AAACTGAACTCTACAATCTATGGGCTCACGAATGGAACAAACATGGTACTTGTGCTGCAATGATAGAACCATTCAACGGCCaactaaaatacttttcaaaaggCATTGATTTCCTTAAGCAATTCCATATGACAGACATGTTGAATGCTGCTGACATCATTCCCTCGGACGTTAAAGAAACTAATGCAGAAGATATAAATAATGCCGTAGTATCTAAAATCGGTAAGCGTCCAGTAATTGAGTGTGTATTTGAAGACGGAGTCCAGTATTTACTTGAGTTACGTATATGCTTTGATAAGCAGTTGAATTTGATGGAGTGTCTTGGTGAGAAGGAAGTCAACGGTCTGCTTACAAACTGTAACATATCTAAAGGTATTATGTATCCGACGCAGTTACCGCCCCCTAAGAGATACTTGGTACAGTTGCATAAGTTTGTCAATTGGCTTCAGTGGTTTACACTGTAA
- the LOC113497186 gene encoding cGMP-dependent 3',5'-cyclic phosphodiesterase-like isoform X1, protein MPLTLQKKQNRRKSIQNSDPGKILDLVMSLTDDACADLEIKLNTYLTEECEAELALQVIINAERCEVFIEAVGMTALTRKVKLHLSQKFSEALKSTVEQTDLLTNFDEDFQNILAPHLSKDNPKRRVVTFPLVDTPFSVLFCVVSPKIQEGHVAMLIHECSLFSWPTLKKAIAHEYETTLKVKCQQLLRVARRLFTQVASLETLLQMAADQARQLTRAEYCNVLLVDVDKMELVDSSSPVKEEGTERRFPMDIGITGEVIKSGTIVNARSAKEHPAFDPKIDSLPNITCRNVLCFPIREQSGIIGVGQLINKVADPYFDGMDEEMALAFSVYCGVCIIHSVVYQKIQEAHIRNALANELVMYHMKVSDSEVSKMLNCTGYHNHPHLSSLHFNPRALPLREMPCYVMKMFLDLGYDKKFNLKPHKLACFILYVKKGYRDVPYHSWMHAFNVGQWAFAALMNFKLVSQGYYNDLQGLMYVVAGLMHDIDHRGTTNSFQILGQTTLAALYSSEGSVMERHHLAQAICILNTEGCDILESLPRRDYDRAIMLLRDNILATDLSNYFKNLNEYKVIANDFQKGNRLHTCALQCLLMNGADLSDQLKDWTSVKKTATAVLTEFFKQGDVEKTRGELPATIMDREKCFIPDLQIQFLQSICMQLYGIIGKILPKATACLQVLDHHIERWEASKPVFAEVPIQAGLSVLLSPELDNLIDLNLKEMKEAKERERLEAEARDQEQEQAT, encoded by the exons atGCCATTAACATTGCAAAAGAAACAGAACAGACGAAAAAGCATTCAAAACAGTGACCCGGGAAAAATTCTCGATTTGGTTATGAGCCTTACAGACGATGCCTGTGcggatttagaaataaaattaaatacttat TTGACAGAAGAATGTGAAGCAGAGTTGGCGTTGCAAGTGATAATAAATGCTGAACGTTGCGAGGTTTTCATTGAAGCAGTAGGAATGACCGCTTTGACACGGAAAGTCAAATTGCac TTATCTCAGAAATTCAGCGAAGCATTGAAGTCCACTGTTGAACAGACAGATTTACTAACTAACTTTGATGAAGATTTTCAGAACATCCTTGCACCT CATCTGTCGAAAGATAATCCAAAGAGGCGTGTTGTGACGTTTCCGTTGGTGGATACGCCCTTCTCGGTGTTGTTCTGCGTCGTGTCCCCCAAGATACAGGAGGGCCATGTCGCCATGCTCATACACGAGTGTTCTTT GTTCAGTTGGCCGACATTAAAGAAAGCAATCGCACACGAATACGAAACTACTCTAAAAGTTAAATGCCAGCAACTACTGCGCGTCGCCAGGAGACTGTTCACTCAA GTGGCATCATTAGAAACTCTACTGCAAATGGCAGCAGACCAAGCGAGGCAGCTGACAAGAGCCGAGTACTGTAACGTACTACTTGTCGATGTAGACAAAATGGAACTAGTCGATTCCAGCTCCCCTGTGAAG GAAGAAGGCACGGAGCGTCGATTTCCAATGGACATCGGTATAACTGGAGAAGTCATAAAGTCTGGAACAATCGTGAACGCCAGATCTGCTAAAGAGCACCCGGCCTTTGATCCCAAGATCGATAGCTTACCGAATATCACCTGCAG AAATGTCCTTTGCTTCCCAATTCGGGAACAATCAGGGATCATCGGTGTGGGTCAGCTGATCAACAAGGTGGCGGACCCTTACTTCGACGGCATGGATGAGGAGATGGCCCTCGCCTTCAGCGTCTACTGCGGAGTCTGCATCATACACTCTGTAGTCTACCAGAAGATACAGGAGGCACATATCAGAAACGCATTAGCGAATGAACTGGTCATGTATCATATGAAG GTAAGTGACTCAGAGGTGTCCAAGATGCTGAACTGCACTGGCTACCACAACCACCCTCACTTGAGCAGCCTCCACTTCAACCCTCGCGCGCTGCCGCTCAGAGAAATGCCGTGCTACGTCATGAAGATGTTTTTAGATCTCGGATATGATAAAAA ATTTAACCTGAAGCCACATAAGTTGGCTTGCTTCATTCTGTATGTGAAGAAGGGTTACCGCGACGTGCCCTACCACAGCTGGATGCACGCGTTCAACGTGGGACAGTGGGCATTCGCCGCACTTATGAACTTCAAACTGGTTTCTCAAGGATACTACAA CGACCTGCAAGGTCTCATGTACGTGGTAGCCGGTTTGATGCACGACATCGATCACCGAGGCACCACGAATAGTTTCCAGATTCTTGGAC AAACGACACTAGCAGCGTTGTACTCCAGTGAGGGTAGCGTCATGGAACGTCACCATCTTGCACAAGCCATCTGCATACTGAACACGGAGGGCTGTGACATTCTGGAGTCGCTTCCACGGCGGGACTACGATCGAGCCATCATGCTGCTCAGAGATAATATCCTGGCGACTGACTTGTCTAATTATTTCAA GAACCTCAATGAATACAAGGTGATAGCAAATGACTTTCAAAAAGGAAATCGTCTCCATACGTGTGCGCTTCAGTGTCTGCTGATGAACGGCGCGGACCTAAGCGACCAACTCAAAGACTGGACAAGTGTCAAGAAGACTGCC ACTGCAGTATTGACAGAGTTCTTCAAGCAAGGTGACGTGGAGAAGACTCGCGGAGAGCTGCCGGCCACGATTATGGACCGGGAGAAATGCTTCATACCTGATCTCCAGATACAGTTCCTGCAGAGTATCTGTATGCAGCTATATGG AATTATAGGCAAGATCTTACCAAAGGCAACCGCATGCCTTCAAGTCCTCGACCACCATATAGAACGATGGGAAGCGTCCAAACCTGTATTTGCTGAG GTGCCAATTCAAGCTGGGTTATCAGTACTCCTGAGCCCAGAACTGGACAACTTGATAGATTTGAATCTGAAAGAGATGAAGGAAGCGAAAGAAAGAGAAAGATTGGAAGCGGAGGCTCGGGATCAGGAGCAAGAGCAAGCCACATGA
- the LOC113497282 gene encoding UBX domain-containing protein 1 → MAEIQTLIEMGFSKERAEKAMAVTNYKGVEPAMEWLLAHADDPAIDSAPTIATSTSAEAPPAPVPESSTSSQEVTSEEAEVKSFKCDVCGKLLKDQDEMEYHAAKTDHSSFSESTEEKKPLSEEEKKAQLLLLEERMKQKRKEREEKEKAEALERERIRIKSGKEMQDARQRLQEQEMQKLVEQRRREKIEDQKARERVRAQIEADKQARKLAASGQPPVAAAPLPAPPPAAAPAPKVSYEQARIQLRLPDGKALAHTFGAKEQLAAVRLYLQMNASEYAQQDSFKMMTTFPKKIFTTEDYDKPLDLLGLVPSAVIIVSKGQ, encoded by the exons atggCCGAAATACAAACACTTATTGAAATGGGATTTTCCAAAGAGCGAGC AGAGAAAGCTATGGCGGTAACGAACTATAAGGGTGTGGAGCCAGCTATGGAGTGGTTGTTGGCACACGCTGATGACCCTGCAATAGACTCTGCGCCTACCATTGCTACATCTACAAGCGCGGAAGCTCCGCCGGCGCCAGTGCCCGAGTCATCGACCTCGTCTCAAGAGGTGACCAGCGAGGAAGCTGAAGTCAAGTCATTTAAATGTGACGTGTGCGGGAAATTGCTCAAAGATCAGGATGAGATGGAGTACCATGCTGCCAAGACTGACCACAGCAGCTTCTCAGAGTCGACTGAGGAGAAGAAACCATTGAGCGAAGAGGAAAAGAAGGCACAACTGCTACTGCTCGAGGAAAGGATGAAACAGAAGCGAAAAGAAAGAGAGGAGAAAGAAAAG GCTGAAGCACTAGAGCGTGAGAGAATCCGCATCAAGTCTGGAAAGGAGATGCAGGATGCCCGCCAGCGACTCCAGGAGCAAGAGATGCAGAAGTTAGTGGAACAACGGCGACGGGAGAAGATTGAAGACCAGAAGGCACGAGAGAGGGTGCGGGCGCAGATCGAGGCTGATAAACAGGCGCGCAA ACTAGCAGCATCAGGGCAGCCGCCGGTGGCCGCGGCCCCGCTGCCGGCCCcgccgccggccgccgcgcccgcgcccaaGGTCTCGTACGAGCAGGCGCGCATACAGCTGCGGCTGCCCGACGGGAAGGCGCTCGCGCACACCTTCGGAGCTAAGGAACAGCTCGCTGCTGTCAG ATTGTACCTGCAAATGAACGCCAGTGAATACGCTCAACAGGACAGCTTCAAGATGATGACCACATTCCCCAAGAAGATTTTCACCACGGAAGACTATGACAAACCTTTGGACTTATTAG GTCTGGTACCCTCAGCGGTGATCATTGTGTCGAAGGGGCAATAG
- the LOC113497187 gene encoding glucose 1,6-bisphosphate synthase — MSVCDSGDMKLDAAVNSWLKHDKNPETRKEVLDAISNKHWDKLRGCMLQRLKFGTAGLRGRMGAGYKAMNDVVVLQTAQGLCSYLKKVCNHSQMQNGVVIGFDGRYNSKRFADLTAKVFLSSSIPVHMFTEVCATPLVSFGTILYNAVAGVMVTASHNPKEDNGYKVYWRNGCQIISPHDDNVLDEINQCLDIPDAHWDITDVASHPLTKICQDEVTNKYMETIISLSPEVLEDNSKAAIDIVYSAMHGVGYEYILKAFATANLKPPISVKQQQDPNPDFPTVVFPNPEELQCLELSKQLAEEKGVKLVLVNDPDADRLAVAEFDDTTNSWHIFTGNEMGGLLGWWLLDQYCKRAEHEPESEVYIMASIVSSKMLKAIVKGRGEFVETLTGFKWMGNTTLLLAQQNKVPLFAFEEALGYMCDHRVPEKDGVSAAVQVGSLASHLSRAGSSLLRQLQALYAQYGYHVTHNAYYLCHEPNTIQKIFRRIRNYSCQGQYPKKVGSCEIVYINDFTAGFKWPENINGEAHLNVLGTGLDQDYTSGEMIIFRCSNGLSVTIRTSGTEPKLKYYSELVCEAPTRSEQQEMNTKLKVMVKEFVEELLQPAENGLIG, encoded by the exons ATGTCTGTATGTGATAGCGGGGATATGAAATTAGATGCCGCTGTAAACAGTTGGCTGAAACATGACAAG AACCCTGAAACTCGTAAGGAGGTCCTCGATGCCATATCCAACAAACATTGGGACAAGCTGCGCGGCTGTATGCTGCAACGCCTGAAGTTCGGCACAGCTGGGCTGCGCGGGCGCATGGGCGCTGGATACAAGGCTATGAACGATGTTGTAGTCCTACAAACAGCTCAG GGTCTATGCTCGTACTTAAAGAAGGTCTGCAACCACAGTCAAATGCAAAATGGCGTCGTGATTGGCTTCGATGGCAGATATAACAGCAAGAG ATTCGCAGACCTAACAGCCAAAGTCTTCCTATCCTCATCGATCCCGGTCCACATGTTCACCGAGGTCTGCGCCACACCGCTGGTCTCCTTCGGCACCATCCTCTACAACGCCGTCGCCGGTGTCATGGTGACTGCCTCCCACAACCCCAAGGAAGACAATGGTTATAAGGTGTATTGGAGAAACGGGTGCCAGATCATATCGCCACATGATGATAATGTACTGGATGAAATTAATCAGTGCTTGGA CATACCAGACGCTCACTGGGACATCACAGACGTTGCTTCACATCCCCTTACAAAGATCTGTCAAGACGAAGTGACTAACAAGTACATGGAGACTATCATCAGCTTGAGTCCTGAAGTGTTAGAGGATAACAGTAAAGCAGCCATCGATATAGTCTACAGCGCGATGCATGGCGTCGGCTATGAGTATATCTTGAAGGCGTTTGCTACTGCTAATCTTAAG CCTCCAATTAGCGTAAAACAACAACAGGATCCAAACCCTGACTTCCCAACAGTGGTATTCCCCAACCCTGAGGAGCTGCAGTGCTTAGAGCTCAGCAAACAGCTCGCAGAGGAGAAGGGCGTCAAGCTGGTGCTCGTCAACGATCCTGATGCCGACAGGCTGGCCGTTGCCGAGTTTGATGACAC TACAAACTCCTGGCACATATTCACGGGTAACGAGATGGGCGGCCTGCTGGGCTGGTGGCTGCTGGACCAGTACTGCAAGCGCGCGGAACACGAGCCCGAGTCAGAGGTCTACATCATGGCCAGCATCGTCAGCTCCAAGATGCTGAAGGCCATCGTCAAGGGGAGGGGGGAGTTCGTCGAGACCTTGACTGGGTTTAAGTGGATGG GTAACACCACACTCCTTTTGGCTCAACAAAACAAAGTCCCTCTGTTCGCGTTCGAGGAGGCGCTCGGCTACATGTGCGACCACCGCGTGCCCGAGAAGGACGGCGTGTCCGCCGCCGTACAG GTGGGTTCTCTGGCCTCGCACCTGTCCCGCGCGGGCTCGTCCCTGCTGCGACAGCTGCAGGCTCTGTACGCGCAGTACGGGTATCACGTCACGCACAACGCGTACTACCTCTGCCACGAGCCCAACACCATACAGAAGATCTTCAGACGGATCCGGAACTATTCTTGTCAAGGGCAG TATCCTAAAAAAGTGGGATCATGTGAGATTGTTTACATTAACGATTTCACCGCCGGCTTCAAATGGCCAGAGAACATCAACGGGGAGGCTCACCTAA ATGTCCTCGGTACTGGTTTAGACCAGGACTACACGTCGGGCGAGATGATAATATTCCGATGCAGCAACGGTCTAAGTGTGACGATTCGGACAAGTGGGACGGAACCCAAGCTCAAGTATTATTCGGAGTTAGTCTGCGAGGCGCCCACTAGGAG TGAACAGCAAGAAATGAACACGAAACTGAAAGTGATGGTCAAGGAGTTTGTTGAGGAGCTTCTCCAACCAGCTGAGAATGGGCTCATAGGCTAA